One Lysinibacillus sp. OF-1 DNA segment encodes these proteins:
- a CDS encoding C40 family peptidase, translating into MGKRNKWRKSMVLALALAGGLLFNTIQPTEVHAEETSQQMIEKKAEIDAQVKKLQEELTKLQQEIDAKVKVFKQVQADIKEVDASIVETQKRIEQRSKILSERMAAYQAQDNTVGVYLNVVLEAKSFADLMDRVVAVKTLMDADQELVDQQEADKASLEQQKATLDEKQKELQKQFQELQQKESEMEVKKAENEAKSLALKAQIATKQEEERLEAERKAAEEEAARLRALQAATPVVQATQNNDGGVPQKIVMGSGAGTASSGDAISTAKQFLGRPYVWGGSNPSTGFDCSGLVQWSYKQAGVSLPRTASQQYLATQRISASEARVGDLVFFSYGSGVAHVGIYLGNNTMIDAQNNGIVIESLDWWNQYLVGFGRIQ; encoded by the coding sequence GTGGGTAAGCGCAATAAATGGCGTAAGTCGATGGTGCTAGCATTAGCACTAGCTGGCGGCTTATTATTTAATACAATTCAACCAACAGAAGTACATGCCGAAGAAACTTCTCAACAAATGATTGAGAAAAAGGCTGAAATTGATGCACAAGTTAAAAAATTACAAGAAGAATTAACAAAGTTACAACAAGAGATCGACGCAAAGGTGAAAGTATTTAAACAGGTGCAAGCTGATATTAAAGAAGTGGATGCTAGTATTGTTGAAACACAAAAACGTATCGAGCAACGTTCTAAAATTTTAAGTGAGCGTATGGCTGCATACCAAGCACAAGATAATACTGTAGGCGTTTATTTAAATGTCGTTCTTGAAGCAAAAAGCTTTGCCGATTTAATGGATCGTGTCGTAGCGGTCAAAACATTAATGGATGCTGACCAAGAATTGGTAGATCAACAGGAAGCAGATAAAGCAAGCTTAGAGCAACAAAAAGCTACATTAGATGAAAAACAAAAAGAGCTTCAAAAGCAATTCCAAGAGCTTCAACAAAAGGAAAGCGAAATGGAAGTGAAAAAGGCTGAAAATGAAGCGAAATCACTTGCATTAAAAGCTCAAATTGCAACGAAACAAGAAGAAGAACGTTTAGAGGCAGAGCGTAAAGCAGCTGAAGAAGAAGCAGCCCGTTTACGTGCACTACAAGCAGCAACTCCAGTTGTACAAGCAACTCAAAATAATGATGGCGGCGTGCCACAAAAAATTGTTATGGGCTCAGGAGCTGGTACGGCTTCTTCAGGAGATGCTATTTCAACAGCTAAACAATTCCTAGGACGTCCATATGTCTGGGGTGGTAGTAACCCATCGACAGGCTTTGACTGTTCAGGTCTTGTACAGTGGTCATACAAACAAGCAGGTGTTTCTTTACCACGTACAGCATCACAGCAGTATTTAGCAACTCAACGTATCTCAGCAAGTGAAGCACGTGTTGGAGACTTAGTATTCTTCAGCTATGGTTCTGGTGTAGCTCACGTAGGTATTTACTTAGGGAACAACACAATGATCGATGCTCAAAACAATGGTATCGTAATTGAATCACTTGATTGGTGGAATCAATACTTAGTAGGCTTTGGTCGTATTCAATAA
- a CDS encoding ABC transporter substrate-binding protein: MKKLFNVQWLTVLFLAMILAGCGTSVDTKNKDASQDTQQTEQTNYKVTDDRGVEIEFKEVPKTVVSLQPSNTEILFALGVGDKIVGATEYDTYPEEAQKIERVSDSVNFNSERIIALKPDVVIAYTIGDKEAMKPLEDAGIKVFVIQSAATFDDVYGDIEQIAAVMGVADKGNEVNEEIKAKLADVKAKVKEVKAPKNVYLEISPKPDIYTAGSGTFQQEILDAANVKNVFSDLSSWAQVSEEDVIVKNPDVILTTVNYTEDPIGEILTRDGWNTVTAVQNKAVQTLDTDISNRPGPRIGEAVELVAKAVYPELFK; the protein is encoded by the coding sequence ATGAAGAAATTATTTAATGTTCAATGGCTAACAGTACTCTTCCTTGCAATGATTTTAGCAGGTTGTGGTACTTCGGTAGATACTAAAAATAAAGACGCTTCACAGGATACACAACAAACAGAGCAAACAAACTACAAAGTGACAGATGATCGCGGTGTAGAAATAGAGTTTAAAGAAGTACCAAAAACAGTTGTATCATTGCAACCAAGTAATACAGAAATTTTATTTGCTCTAGGTGTTGGTGATAAAATCGTAGGAGCAACTGAGTATGATACTTACCCAGAGGAAGCACAGAAAATTGAACGGGTTTCTGATTCTGTGAATTTTAACAGTGAACGAATCATAGCGTTGAAGCCAGATGTTGTTATAGCTTATACGATTGGTGATAAGGAAGCAATGAAACCACTTGAAGATGCTGGAATCAAAGTGTTTGTTATTCAATCAGCAGCTACATTCGATGATGTTTATGGTGACATCGAACAGATCGCAGCTGTAATGGGTGTTGCAGATAAAGGAAATGAAGTAAACGAAGAGATTAAAGCGAAATTAGCTGACGTTAAAGCAAAGGTGAAGGAAGTAAAAGCACCGAAAAATGTTTATTTAGAAATTAGTCCTAAGCCCGATATTTATACAGCAGGCTCTGGTACTTTCCAGCAAGAAATACTAGATGCAGCCAATGTTAAGAATGTTTTTTCTGACTTGAGCAGCTGGGCACAAGTTTCTGAGGAAGATGTCATAGTGAAAAACCCAGATGTTATTTTAACGACAGTAAACTACACAGAGGATCCAATAGGTGAAATACTTACACGTGATGGATGGAATACAGTGACAGCAGTTCAAAATAAAGCAGTACAGACTCTTGATACAGATATCTCTAATCGACCTGGCCCACGTATTGGGGAAGCCGTAGAACTAGTAGCAAAGGCTGTCTATCCAGAGTTATTTAAATAA
- a CDS encoding c-type cytochrome gives MKPIVAGVAGTVLLAGAIFVGTIVSDKISVDSNVGEQEATVQTQLPTTAAAQSVVYAPPSIEEVPDGPMKEAILYGYELVNNTHVAADEYVGNQLSCTSCHAGAGYDEQTSSLVGVMANYPQYIGRSGSIVTIEERINGCMVRSMNGKKFEMNSDELEAMVAYFAYISEGVPIGAKREWAGTSDMKNVPIPNVADGEELYAQSCIACHAADGSGTDANTGPALWGGNSFNDGAGMARMSKMAGYIQNNMPIGAAGTLTDQEASDLAAFILSQDRPEWANHDKDWPKGGRPNDIMDKEKREQIKNGTIDWEKVLSTN, from the coding sequence ATGAAACCTATAGTAGCAGGAGTAGCAGGGACAGTACTGTTAGCAGGCGCAATTTTTGTTGGAACAATTGTCAGCGATAAAATATCAGTTGATTCGAATGTTGGCGAGCAAGAAGCGACAGTGCAGACGCAATTACCAACAACAGCAGCTGCTCAGTCAGTGGTCTATGCTCCGCCAAGTATTGAAGAAGTACCAGATGGACCTATGAAAGAGGCAATCTTATACGGTTATGAGCTTGTCAATAACACGCATGTAGCGGCAGATGAATATGTAGGAAACCAATTATCTTGCACAAGTTGCCACGCAGGTGCAGGCTATGATGAGCAAACATCGTCGTTAGTGGGAGTAATGGCAAATTATCCACAATATATCGGACGCTCAGGTAGTATAGTTACGATTGAAGAACGTATTAATGGTTGTATGGTTCGTAGTATGAATGGTAAAAAATTTGAAATGAATAGTGATGAGCTAGAGGCTATGGTGGCGTATTTTGCTTATATTTCTGAAGGTGTACCTATCGGTGCAAAACGTGAATGGGCAGGCACTAGTGATATGAAGAATGTTCCGATTCCAAATGTTGCTGATGGCGAGGAGCTTTATGCACAGTCTTGTATTGCTTGTCATGCTGCTGACGGATCTGGTACTGATGCCAATACTGGTCCAGCGTTATGGGGGGGAAATTCCTTTAATGATGGAGCTGGCATGGCGCGTATGTCGAAGATGGCAGGTTATATTCAAAATAATATGCCGATAGGTGCGGCGGGTACTTTAACTGACCAGGAAGCTTCTGATTTAGCTGCCTTTATTTTATCGCAAGATCGTCCAGAATGGGCAAACCATGATAAAGACTGGCCAAAAGGCGGACGTCCAAATGACATTATGGATAAAGAAAAACGTGAACAAATTAAAAACGGTACGATTGATTGGGAAAAAGTACTGTCAACAAATTAA
- a CDS encoding tyrosine-protein phosphatase — MEQLETKIIPFEAVYNFRDMGGYRTRDGRIVKNGLFYRSAALGKMTLADKELFETLGIKTIFDYRDNNEAHHNPNPMFSHAQYIQIPAKGNHTFEMPTNAGGRDFYKAVSPEMFRDFYAQMPFNNPSFKELMKTIQNPDNLGLVHHCAVGKDRTGIGGALILLALDVPEETIMEDYLNTNIHLRPMVDRMAQAIQHQYNEQELQQFYALMSAREDYLQAALDAMDYHYGSKTKFLEQEFGLTIARREQLQAYCLT; from the coding sequence TTGGAACAGTTAGAGACAAAGATAATTCCATTTGAGGCAGTTTATAATTTTCGAGATATGGGGGGATATAGGACAAGGGATGGGCGCATTGTCAAGAACGGTTTATTTTACCGCTCAGCGGCTCTTGGGAAAATGACGTTGGCGGATAAAGAGCTATTTGAAACATTAGGGATTAAAACCATTTTTGATTATCGTGATAATAATGAGGCACACCATAATCCTAACCCTATGTTCTCACACGCTCAATATATTCAAATACCAGCGAAGGGCAATCATACATTTGAAATGCCTACAAATGCTGGTGGTAGAGATTTTTATAAAGCAGTAAGCCCCGAAATGTTCCGAGATTTTTATGCACAGATGCCGTTTAATAATCCTTCTTTTAAAGAGTTAATGAAAACCATACAAAATCCTGACAATTTGGGTCTTGTCCACCATTGTGCAGTTGGTAAGGATCGCACAGGTATAGGGGGAGCTCTTATTTTGCTAGCCTTAGATGTACCTGAGGAGACGATTATGGAAGACTATTTAAACACGAATATCCATTTACGTCCAATGGTAGACAGAATGGCACAGGCTATTCAACATCAATATAATGAGCAAGAATTACAGCAATTCTATGCATTAATGTCTGCTCGAGAAGACTATTTACAAGCAGCATTGGATGCTATGGATTACCATTATGGCTCAAAGACTAAGTTTTTAGAGCAGGAGTTTGGCCTAACTATTGCTAGACGAGAGCAATTGCAAGCTTATTGCTTAACATAA
- the ytvI gene encoding sporulation integral membrane protein YtvI, with product MNKFNARKMIFRLIVILSLLVAAYFVIPVSMPIILAGVSAFFLEPIVMFFKRRWKMSRKIVVAFIYIVSVIVISIICYISITQIMSQIIILSKQAPYYISKLSDMWLHMQENISKYTEDFPPEVSASLQKTTMDFIKKVEESFLSFFNYNKVSAFFSEIPSLFISLLVYMIALFLFMLDLPKLKEITYKYLKPNTAKKIKIILNRLKDATFGYMKAHLFVSFIIGGVTLIGLLLIQPKYAVTMTIIIWLIDIVPFLGSIIILAPWGLYHLLMGNTAIAVKLFILAAILLIIRRVVEPKLMGDHIGLSTLPTLIAMFIGLQLFGIIGLLVGPFVIIFFIALKETGVIKLNFKI from the coding sequence ATGAATAAATTTAATGCTAGGAAAATGATTTTCCGATTGATTGTGATTCTTTCTCTACTTGTAGCTGCCTATTTTGTAATCCCTGTATCCATGCCTATAATACTTGCTGGTGTCAGTGCATTTTTCTTAGAACCCATTGTTATGTTCTTTAAAAGGCGATGGAAAATGTCAAGGAAAATTGTAGTTGCTTTTATATACATAGTGAGTGTTATTGTTATCTCTATTATTTGCTATATATCCATTACACAAATTATGTCGCAAATAATTATATTGTCAAAGCAAGCTCCCTATTATATTTCCAAGCTATCAGATATGTGGCTTCATATGCAAGAAAATATTTCTAAATACACAGAGGACTTTCCACCTGAAGTAAGTGCTTCGCTTCAAAAAACCACTATGGATTTCATAAAGAAAGTTGAAGAATCCTTTTTAAGCTTCTTTAATTATAACAAAGTTTCAGCATTCTTTTCAGAGATTCCAAGCCTATTTATCAGTCTTCTCGTTTATATGATTGCTTTATTCCTATTTATGCTTGATTTGCCCAAATTAAAGGAAATCACTTATAAATATTTAAAGCCTAACACAGCAAAGAAAATAAAAATCATCTTAAATCGTTTAAAAGATGCAACATTCGGTTATATGAAGGCACACTTATTTGTAAGCTTTATCATAGGTGGCGTCACACTTATTGGATTACTATTAATCCAACCGAAATATGCAGTTACGATGACCATTATTATTTGGTTAATAGATATCGTTCCTTTCCTAGGGTCCATTATTATATTAGCCCCATGGGGACTATACCATCTATTAATGGGAAACACAGCTATCGCTGTAAAATTATTCATCTTAGCTGCTATTTTACTTATTATTCGTCGTGTCGTCGAGCCTAAACTAATGGGCGACCACATTGGCTTATCCACTTTGCCAACATTAATTGCCATGTTCATTGGTCTACAGTTATTTGGTATCATCGGTTTACTCGTTGGCCCATTTGTTATCATTTTCTTTATTGCCTTAAAAGAGACAGGTGTCATTAAGCTAAATTTTAAAATTTAA
- a CDS encoding FAD-dependent oxidoreductase, which yields MSKKFIVVGGVAGGASTAARIRRLDEKAEIIMFEKGPNVSFSNCSLPFHLSGIVENSDKLILMTPQAFQTKYNIEARVQQEVIRINRMQKTVTITDLKTGVDYEESYDTLVLSPGASPIVPNLEGIHSEHVFTIRNVVDIDRLNRYLQTDNVQDIAVIGGGFIGVEVAENLKLAGFNVSLVEFGQQIMAPFDYDMAQILHKEMADKGVQVIVNDGLAQVAPDYVVLNSGKQLKAQAVVLAIGVRPETKLAKEAGLAIGELGGIRVDANYVTSDPSIYAVGDAIEVFHQLTHKQTRLALAGPAQRQARAAANHMYSIPQHNKGVIGSSSVQIFDLVCAATGLNEKTALANGFQAKSVYLIAPDKVGLMPNSNPLHFKLIYETPTGKVLGAQAVGKGNADKRIDVIATLITMGGTLEDLKELELSYSPMFSTARDIVNLAALVAQNQLHGNFKQIKVDEVRPLIEKQAFFLDVREKNEFESGHLIGAHHIPLSELRERMNEIPKDQPVYVHCRSGQRSYNAVMTLQNNGYSNVMNVSGSFLGICLYEYFTDITTNREKIVTTYNFN from the coding sequence TTGAGTAAAAAATTTATAGTAGTTGGTGGCGTTGCAGGTGGTGCATCAACAGCGGCACGTATACGTCGTCTTGATGAAAAAGCAGAAATTATTATGTTTGAGAAAGGTCCGAATGTTTCTTTCTCTAATTGTTCCCTACCGTTCCACTTGAGCGGGATTGTTGAAAATAGCGATAAATTAATCTTAATGACACCTCAAGCCTTTCAAACAAAATACAATATTGAAGCTCGTGTTCAACAAGAAGTTATACGTATTAACCGCATGCAAAAAACTGTCACGATTACGGATTTGAAAACTGGTGTTGATTATGAGGAAAGTTACGATACGTTAGTTCTGTCGCCTGGTGCAAGTCCTATCGTTCCAAACTTAGAAGGTATTCATTCTGAACATGTCTTTACTATTCGAAATGTGGTGGATATTGACCGTTTAAACCGTTATCTACAAACGGATAATGTGCAAGATATTGCTGTAATTGGCGGAGGCTTCATTGGTGTAGAGGTAGCAGAAAATCTAAAGCTTGCAGGCTTTAATGTATCACTAGTCGAATTCGGTCAACAAATTATGGCACCGTTCGATTATGACATGGCTCAAATATTACACAAGGAAATGGCTGACAAAGGGGTTCAAGTCATTGTGAACGACGGCCTCGCACAAGTTGCACCCGATTATGTGGTATTAAATTCAGGCAAGCAATTAAAAGCACAAGCAGTTGTATTAGCCATTGGTGTTCGCCCTGAAACCAAATTAGCTAAAGAAGCTGGGCTAGCTATTGGTGAACTAGGGGGTATCCGAGTGGACGCTAATTATGTGACATCTGACCCTTCCATCTATGCTGTAGGAGATGCTATTGAAGTATTCCATCAGCTTACTCATAAACAAACGCGTCTAGCTTTAGCTGGTCCTGCTCAACGACAAGCACGCGCCGCAGCTAACCATATGTATAGTATCCCACAGCATAACAAAGGGGTTATTGGTTCTTCGAGCGTACAAATCTTCGACCTTGTATGTGCTGCAACAGGTTTGAACGAAAAAACAGCTCTAGCAAATGGCTTTCAAGCAAAAAGTGTTTATTTAATTGCACCAGACAAAGTAGGATTAATGCCAAATAGTAATCCGCTTCACTTTAAACTCATTTACGAAACACCAACTGGAAAGGTTCTTGGTGCACAGGCGGTTGGTAAAGGGAATGCAGATAAACGAATAGACGTTATAGCCACTCTTATCACAATGGGCGGTACTTTAGAAGATTTGAAGGAACTAGAATTATCCTATTCTCCAATGTTTAGCACTGCACGTGATATTGTAAATTTGGCAGCACTTGTAGCACAAAACCAATTACACGGGAACTTCAAACAAATAAAAGTGGATGAAGTTAGGCCACTCATTGAAAAGCAAGCCTTTTTCTTAGATGTACGTGAAAAGAACGAATTCGAATCTGGTCATCTCATTGGCGCCCACCATATACCTTTAAGCGAACTTCGAGAACGAATGAATGAGATACCAAAGGATCAGCCTGTTTATGTACATTGCCGATCTGGTCAACGAAGTTATAACGCGGTTATGACTCTACAAAATAATGGCTATTCTAATGTCATGAATGTCAGTGGATCATTCCTTGGTATTTGCTTATATGAATACTTTACAGATATAACAACTAACAGGGAAAAAATTGTAACTACCTATAACTTTAACTAA
- a CDS encoding ABC1 kinase family protein has protein sequence MIFLKFLIQILIVSGLIYIVSGRLIGSNINFVRRVLSVVISVTLTSFVYWYSYLRHTDFLSETMMQTVTEVSTLIWIGSMLLISMLLYLVFELFDPSGITAGDRRNGQKSLLLRLRSYWRQQKRLRQVLKIAVTNGVVQTIKYARQRENEKELAIALRATLEQCGGIFIKFGQVLSTRKELFSPIFIDELERLQHSVKPLPAEQVTQILEGSLPQPMDEIFSHFQMEPIAAASIGQVHKARLKNYEEVVVKLLRPEVKGIMRDDLEILEEFANWLSTKSTWAESLGFRELAGGFADGLREEIHLDIEVRNTLQVKNALAKSDYKVRIPKIYTAYSNENIIVMEYIRGQSVADGASEFKRLSIDRRHFAKTVLYSFFEQMLFSGIFHADPHPGNIHIDESDGTPVLLDFGAVGRLGATQQEGLKLFLMGIQLNDSSVLYDGLTLLVENADHAERARMEQAIDQILLKISYVDRIPTEELIHALFTVVRDFGLAFYPAVGLALRSLVTLDGTLRVIDQRFDIFTEAKDFSATYMRASFLKPFKEPMATKERLQEELSMLIPTLRKMPRRVDQLIQRVESGKIILHHDIFSDEHNARFITHLFSRFVLLLVGITFGIISVALLAISQFIHDSYAVYLNTAAYLGLFLCAILLVRLSIQALRSMKQ, from the coding sequence TTGATTTTTTTGAAATTTTTAATTCAAATCCTCATTGTATCGGGTTTGATTTATATTGTGAGCGGACGATTAATTGGTTCAAATATTAATTTTGTTCGCAGAGTGCTATCGGTCGTCATTAGTGTGACACTAACCTCTTTTGTTTACTGGTATTCTTATTTACGCCATACAGATTTTTTGTCTGAAACAATGATGCAGACAGTGACAGAGGTTAGCACACTTATTTGGATTGGTAGTATGCTACTTATCTCGATGTTGCTTTATTTGGTTTTTGAGTTATTTGATCCAAGCGGTATTACGGCTGGAGATCGTCGTAACGGTCAAAAGTCCTTGCTATTGCGTCTGCGAAGCTATTGGCGACAGCAGAAACGTTTGCGACAGGTGTTAAAAATTGCTGTTACAAACGGTGTTGTGCAAACAATTAAATATGCAAGGCAGCGGGAAAATGAAAAAGAGCTTGCGATTGCACTACGAGCAACTTTAGAGCAGTGTGGTGGGATTTTTATTAAATTTGGACAGGTCCTCTCTACACGTAAAGAATTATTTTCACCTATTTTTATTGATGAGTTAGAAAGATTGCAACATAGTGTGAAGCCTTTACCAGCAGAGCAAGTTACACAAATTTTAGAGGGTTCACTTCCACAACCTATGGATGAAATCTTTAGTCATTTTCAAATGGAGCCCATTGCAGCAGCGTCAATTGGCCAAGTGCATAAGGCACGACTCAAAAATTATGAAGAGGTTGTCGTCAAGCTATTGCGCCCAGAAGTAAAAGGGATTATGCGTGATGATCTTGAAATTTTAGAGGAATTTGCTAATTGGCTTTCAACAAAATCGACTTGGGCAGAGTCATTAGGCTTTCGGGAGTTAGCGGGTGGGTTTGCCGATGGACTACGTGAGGAAATTCATTTAGATATTGAAGTGCGTAACACATTACAGGTAAAGAATGCGCTAGCCAAAAGTGATTATAAGGTGCGAATTCCTAAAATTTATACAGCGTATAGTAATGAGAATATCATTGTGATGGAATATATTCGTGGACAAAGTGTGGCGGATGGGGCATCAGAATTCAAACGTTTATCTATTGATCGTAGGCACTTTGCCAAAACGGTATTATATTCTTTCTTTGAGCAAATGCTATTCTCAGGTATTTTTCATGCAGACCCACATCCAGGTAATATTCATATCGATGAATCGGATGGCACACCCGTTTTGCTCGATTTTGGAGCCGTTGGACGATTAGGAGCTACACAGCAAGAAGGCTTAAAGCTATTTTTGATGGGCATTCAGCTTAATGATTCAAGCGTGTTATATGATGGCCTAACATTATTAGTGGAAAATGCTGATCATGCAGAACGCGCAAGAATGGAGCAGGCCATCGATCAAATTTTATTAAAAATCTCCTATGTTGATCGCATACCAACTGAAGAATTGATCCATGCGCTCTTTACAGTGGTAAGAGATTTTGGACTTGCATTTTATCCTGCTGTAGGATTGGCTCTCCGGTCCTTGGTGACGCTAGATGGCACATTACGGGTCATTGATCAACGTTTCGATATATTTACAGAGGCAAAGGATTTTTCTGCTACATATATGCGTGCGTCTTTCCTAAAGCCATTTAAAGAACCGATGGCAACAAAAGAGCGACTGCAGGAGGAACTATCCATGCTGATTCCCACTTTGCGAAAAATGCCAAGAAGGGTAGATCAACTCATTCAACGGGTTGAAAGTGGGAAAATCATTTTACATCATGATATATTCTCGGATGAACATAATGCACGTTTTATCACACATCTGTTTTCTCGATTTGTTCTGCTTCTAGTAGGGATAACATTTGGCATTATATCTGTCGCTCTTTTAGCCATCTCACAATTTATTCATGATTCGTATGCGGTATATTTAAACACAGCCGCTTATTTAGGTTTATTTTTATGTGCAATTTTGTTAGTGAGATTATCTATACAAGCACTGAGATCGATGAAGCAGTAG
- a CDS encoding glutathione peroxidase, producing MSIYNYLVRKPNGEILSMETYRGKTMLIVNTANQCRFTYQFDDLQKMYDKYGKDNFVVLGFPCDQFGHQNPEDGEETTHLCKVNYGVTFPIFELVQVNGETTHPLFNYLKHEVDFREFGKASMQEKMLAEAIVQLAPNFLDGRNIRWNFTKFLVDANGKTVARFEPTDSQLDIEQAIETIL from the coding sequence ATGAGCATTTATAATTATTTAGTACGAAAACCTAATGGTGAAATTTTATCCATGGAAACATATCGTGGAAAAACGATGCTAATTGTCAATACGGCGAATCAATGCCGATTTACATATCAATTTGATGACTTACAAAAAATGTATGATAAATATGGGAAAGATAATTTTGTCGTTCTAGGATTTCCTTGCGATCAATTTGGTCATCAAAATCCTGAAGATGGCGAGGAGACTACGCATCTTTGTAAAGTGAATTATGGCGTTACCTTCCCAATTTTTGAGCTTGTACAAGTAAATGGAGAGACTACCCACCCATTATTCAATTATTTAAAACATGAAGTGGATTTTCGAGAGTTTGGCAAGGCGAGCATGCAGGAAAAAATGCTTGCTGAGGCAATTGTTCAACTTGCCCCTAACTTTTTAGATGGTCGTAATATTCGCTGGAACTTTACAAAGTTTTTAGTAGATGCTAACGGCAAGACCGTTGCACGCTTTGAACCAACAGATTCACAACTTGATATTGAACAGGCAATTGAAACTATACTATAA
- a CDS encoding sulfite exporter TauE/SafE family protein: protein MDIAWIFTIFLIGFVGSFVSGMLGIGGAIINFPMLLYVPSLLGFVAFSAHAVSGISAIQVLFASFAGVWVYRKGGYLNKSLIIYMGSAILIGSFVGSFGSKFLSESGINIVYGILALIAAVMMFIPKKQIDDKPMEEVTFRKPLAIILAWIVGIGSGIVGAAGGFLLVPIMLVVLGIPTRMTIATSLAITFLSSIGGTIGKLITGQVEYYPAFILIVASLLAAPLGARAGKKLNTKVLQAILAVLIVATAIKIWADIIGGV from the coding sequence ATGGATATTGCATGGATTTTCACCATATTTTTGATTGGTTTTGTCGGTTCGTTTGTTTCGGGGATGCTCGGCATTGGTGGTGCTATTATTAATTTCCCGATGCTACTGTATGTTCCGTCATTATTAGGCTTTGTGGCTTTTTCAGCGCATGCAGTTTCAGGAATTAGCGCAATTCAAGTGCTTTTTGCTTCCTTTGCTGGTGTATGGGTATATCGGAAAGGTGGGTATTTAAATAAATCACTTATTATCTACATGGGTAGTGCTATTTTAATCGGTAGCTTTGTAGGGAGCTTCGGTTCAAAGTTCTTATCAGAATCAGGCATTAACATTGTCTATGGTATCCTGGCATTGATTGCAGCTGTCATGATGTTTATCCCGAAAAAGCAAATTGATGATAAGCCGATGGAGGAAGTGACATTTCGTAAACCACTGGCGATCATTTTGGCCTGGATTGTTGGTATTGGTTCAGGAATTGTGGGGGCAGCAGGTGGCTTTTTATTAGTACCGATTATGCTAGTTGTCTTAGGAATTCCAACACGTATGACCATAGCGACAAGCCTTGCCATTACTTTTCTCTCTTCAATAGGAGGCACCATTGGGAAATTAATAACGGGACAAGTTGAATATTATCCAGCTTTCATCTTAATTGTAGCTAGTCTGCTAGCGGCTCCTCTTGGTGCAAGAGCGGGGAAAAAATTGAATACAAAAGTGTTACAAGCCATTTTAGCGGTGCTGATCGTTGCAACGGCTATTAAAATTTGGGCGGATATAATAGGGGGAGTGTAG
- a CDS encoding DsbA family oxidoreductase — protein MKIEVFSDFTCPFCYIGKRELERAIDVAGYTEQVEIEYKAYQIGPDTPKVNAPSFYEGMAKKYDISLEAAKDMTKGIAVRAAEIGLHYDFDKMTTAHTEKAHRLAKWTQQFGKAAAYTEALMAGYFTAGEDVNEDAFLLKVIAQLDLDIEEAKVILATNDFSEALDRDRYDAQQLGVQSVPFFVFENRYGIKGAEPNEVFVRTLHQAAALAGNQPTIKLVGNDGAACNDDVCKL, from the coding sequence ATGAAAATTGAAGTTTTTTCTGATTTCACATGTCCATTTTGTTATATTGGTAAGCGTGAATTGGAGCGAGCTATTGATGTTGCGGGCTATACAGAGCAAGTAGAAATAGAATATAAAGCATACCAAATAGGGCCAGATACGCCGAAAGTGAATGCCCCCTCTTTTTACGAGGGGATGGCTAAAAAATATGATATCTCGCTAGAAGCTGCGAAAGACATGACGAAGGGCATCGCCGTGAGAGCAGCAGAGATTGGATTGCATTATGATTTTGATAAGATGACAACAGCCCATACAGAAAAGGCTCATCGTTTAGCGAAGTGGACTCAGCAGTTTGGCAAGGCGGCGGCTTATACTGAAGCTCTCATGGCAGGGTATTTTACAGCTGGAGAAGATGTCAACGAAGATGCTTTTTTATTAAAAGTGATAGCACAATTAGATTTAGATATAGAAGAGGCAAAGGTTATTTTAGCAACGAATGATTTTAGCGAGGCCTTAGATCGAGATCGTTATGATGCACAGCAACTTGGTGTGCAAAGTGTCCCGTTCTTCGTGTTTGAAAACCGTTATGGCATTAAAGGGGCAGAGCCAAATGAAGTGTTTGTGCGAACTTTACATCAGGCGGCAGCATTAGCAGGAAATCAACCGACGATAAAGTTGGTGGGAAATGATGGAGCTGCCTGTAATGATGACGTATGTAAACTATAA